A portion of the Paenibacillus hamazuiensis genome contains these proteins:
- a CDS encoding helix-turn-helix domain-containing protein translates to MKRLRDAARAKIGSVLSKTSYLRRMIWLGCISVAVPIVLSGAAYYQFAMNKLVHQFQEDSRASLTTFKDRLENVLTRIELESLQISTSSAVRSALGKADFADRYVQQTEMMDSFLFQKSANNLIEDIVFYESASNVVLSGAYGQTSLENSPQREIIRNVLSMKNQAGWIYSPGIGAEGCLTYVRQLPVMKIGAPQGALLVHVKIDALRKQLFDAGLAPHRQSLVVMDADRRIMLHSSEVAAIGQAAGQVSALKRVLGHDDANEYAMLKDDANRMLIMFHKTALGRSYVIMMPEAGLVSQLDWVRAFVAASVLFCLSVGVLLTYLSSKMVYSPIDRLIRYGKRLHPAGKGSSAGAKENEIEFIHSCLAYLSEQAESLNRYVKQIQPDLRDRFLLKLLQADGPPDPGAAEPYLRLYRIPAEGLFIAMIVKVDNLFKEKRFLPGEGAVIVFAVNNIIAELLEHYPGIAGYVVDREGKESAVILHFAEAASDIEERRRTVRLFAGEICTALKKYMSFTVSVGIGGERSGLELLHESYVEARQAIQSRLLHDVDAVLFYEEETASREKATAFNYPRKLESDLLEALSRGELPEAEKALLQFSRTIRSSGSYDTVMQCYHVLLSSIIRSLEHEGYGAIDQLGGNLFEQLKARQTSQEVQDWFIESLFPLHRRVTEEFRANQIRIAIRRVCRHIEDGQGMPTLVECAELVRLSPSYLSRMFKKETGVAFIEYVMQFKLEKAKRLLAETDLGIAEIAGIVGYSERNLNRAFKRHVKCSPKMYRLSARTGGDLSKDGGTDVKEQK, encoded by the coding sequence ATGAAACGCCTGCGGGATGCGGCTCGCGCGAAAATCGGCTCGGTGTTGTCCAAAACAAGCTACTTGCGGCGCATGATTTGGCTCGGATGTATCTCCGTCGCCGTCCCGATCGTTTTGTCGGGAGCCGCCTATTATCAATTCGCGATGAACAAGCTGGTCCATCAATTTCAGGAAGACAGCCGGGCCTCTCTCACCACGTTCAAGGACCGTCTGGAAAACGTATTGACCCGCATCGAGCTGGAGTCGCTGCAAATCTCCACCAGCTCCGCCGTCCGCTCGGCGCTCGGGAAAGCGGATTTTGCCGATCGGTACGTGCAGCAAACGGAAATGATGGATTCGTTTCTGTTTCAAAAAAGCGCCAACAATCTGATTGAAGATATCGTGTTTTATGAAAGCGCTTCGAATGTCGTCTTGTCCGGCGCCTACGGCCAAACATCGCTGGAAAACTCTCCGCAAAGAGAGATTATCCGGAACGTGCTGTCCATGAAAAATCAAGCCGGCTGGATTTATTCGCCCGGCATCGGAGCCGAAGGCTGCCTCACCTATGTGCGGCAGCTTCCGGTGATGAAGATCGGAGCGCCGCAGGGCGCTCTGCTTGTCCATGTGAAAATCGACGCGCTTCGCAAGCAGCTGTTCGATGCGGGCCTGGCACCCCATCGGCAATCGCTGGTCGTTATGGACGCGGATCGCCGGATTATGCTGCATTCGTCGGAAGTGGCGGCGATCGGTCAAGCCGCGGGGCAGGTTTCCGCGCTGAAACGGGTGCTCGGCCATGACGACGCAAACGAATACGCGATGCTGAAGGACGACGCGAACCGGATGCTGATCATGTTCCATAAAACCGCACTCGGCCGCTCTTACGTCATCATGATGCCCGAAGCCGGGCTCGTCAGCCAGCTTGACTGGGTCCGGGCGTTCGTTGCGGCGTCCGTGCTGTTTTGCCTAAGCGTCGGTGTGCTGCTGACTTATTTGTCGTCGAAAATGGTATACAGTCCGATCGATCGGTTGATCCGGTACGGGAAACGGCTTCATCCTGCGGGAAAAGGCTCGTCCGCCGGTGCGAAGGAAAACGAAATCGAATTCATCCATTCGTGCCTCGCGTACCTAAGCGAACAGGCGGAATCGCTGAATCGGTACGTAAAGCAAATTCAGCCCGATCTGCGCGACCGATTTCTTCTGAAGCTGCTTCAGGCGGACGGCCCTCCCGATCCCGGAGCGGCCGAGCCATACCTTCGTCTGTACCGGATACCGGCAGAGGGCCTGTTCATCGCGATGATCGTGAAGGTGGACAACCTGTTTAAGGAAAAGCGGTTTTTGCCGGGGGAAGGGGCGGTCATCGTTTTTGCGGTTAACAACATCATCGCCGAGCTTCTGGAACATTATCCCGGGATAGCCGGGTATGTCGTTGACCGTGAGGGGAAGGAAAGCGCGGTTATCCTTCATTTTGCGGAAGCGGCGTCGGATATTGAGGAGCGGAGGCGGACGGTCCGGCTTTTTGCCGGGGAAATTTGCACCGCCTTGAAAAAATATATGTCCTTCACGGTATCCGTCGGTATCGGCGGGGAGCGCTCCGGGCTTGAGCTGCTGCACGAATCGTACGTGGAGGCGCGGCAAGCGATTCAATCCCGCCTGCTGCACGATGTCGATGCGGTGCTTTTTTACGAGGAAGAAACGGCTTCCAGGGAAAAGGCCACTGCTTTTAATTATCCGAGAAAGCTGGAATCGGATTTGCTCGAGGCGCTGTCGCGCGGCGAGCTGCCGGAGGCGGAAAAGGCGCTGCTGCAATTTTCCCGGACGATCCGCAGCTCCGGTTCTTACGATACGGTGATGCAGTGTTACCATGTTTTGCTTTCGTCGATTATCCGGTCGCTGGAGCATGAAGGTTATGGTGCGATCGATCAGCTCGGCGGCAATTTGTTCGAGCAGCTTAAGGCTAGGCAAACCTCGCAGGAGGTACAGGACTGGTTCATCGAGTCGCTGTTTCCGTTACACCGGCGCGTTACTGAGGAGTTTCGCGCCAACCAGATCCGGATTGCGATCCGCCGGGTATGCCGGCATATCGAGGACGGCCAGGGGATGCCGACTCTTGTGGAATGCGCGGAGCTCGTGCGGCTCAGCCCTTCGTATTTGAGCCGCATGTTTAAAAAGGAAACCGGCGTCGCGTTTATCGAATATGTGATGCAGTTCAAGCTGGAGAAAGCGAAAAGACTGCTGGCGGAGACGGACTTGGGCATAGCGGAAATAGCCGGGATAGTCGGCTACTCGGAGCGAAACCTGAACCGCGCGTTTAAGCGCCACGTCAAATGCTCGCCCAAGATGTACCGTTTGTCCGCCCGGACGGGCGGTGACTTGAGCAAGGACGGAGGAACGGATGTGAAAGAACAAAAATAG
- a CDS encoding glycoside hydrolase family 43 protein — MEARTFKNPILPGCYADPSICRVGEDYYMVTSTFEYFPGVPIFHSKDLVNWRQLGHVLDRPSQLDLDGTPCSKGIYAPTIRYHEGTFYMVTTFVESATGARKNFYVTAHDPAGPWSDPHWLQDAPGIDPSLFFDDDGRCYYTGNRQPPGGQQYPKHMEIWLQELDLRTHQLVGPKISLWDGALKLAHAQEASHLYKIDGYYYLIIAEGGTGFTHSVTIARSERLTGPYEACKMNPILTHRHLGQQHPIANVGHADFVQTQNGDWWLVCLGSRPYGGHYRNLGRETFLAPFIWENGWPVVNPGKGIIETEMPRPSLPEHRWPTQPACDHFDSPTLRHEWNFIRTPRGEFWSLAKRPGYLRLKLKPETVMEEANPSFVGRRQQHIDFAARVAMEFSPQSEREAAGLVLLENTDFQYRMEISRGPGGGSALVIRLIQRREGTDTVLAEQAVPAEAGAGAAAGKAAELRERRLYMKVEAIGQSYSFYYAVQAEQWFALYENADGTILSVDVGGGFTGTYIGMYATAHGATSDNFADFDYFEYMPI, encoded by the coding sequence ATGGAGGCACGTACGTTTAAGAATCCGATTTTGCCCGGATGTTATGCCGATCCGTCAATTTGCCGGGTCGGCGAAGACTATTATATGGTGACATCGACTTTTGAATATTTCCCCGGTGTACCGATTTTCCACAGCAAGGATTTGGTGAATTGGCGGCAGCTTGGCCATGTGCTGGACAGGCCGTCACAGCTCGATCTGGATGGGACGCCTTGCTCCAAAGGCATCTACGCTCCGACGATCCGCTATCATGAAGGCACATTTTACATGGTGACGACGTTTGTGGAAAGCGCGACGGGGGCGCGGAAAAATTTTTACGTCACGGCGCACGATCCGGCCGGTCCGTGGTCCGATCCGCATTGGCTGCAGGATGCGCCGGGGATCGATCCTTCCTTGTTTTTTGACGACGACGGCAGGTGTTATTACACCGGCAACCGGCAGCCTCCGGGTGGGCAGCAGTATCCGAAGCATATGGAAATATGGCTGCAGGAGCTCGATTTGCGGACGCATCAACTGGTCGGGCCGAAGATCAGCCTGTGGGACGGGGCGCTCAAGCTGGCTCATGCCCAGGAAGCGTCTCACCTGTATAAAATCGACGGCTATTATTATTTGATCATTGCCGAGGGCGGAACGGGATTTACGCATTCCGTGACGATCGCCCGCAGCGAGCGGCTGACCGGCCCTTACGAAGCGTGCAAGATGAACCCGATCCTCACGCACCGCCATTTGGGGCAGCAGCATCCGATCGCCAATGTGGGGCATGCCGACTTCGTTCAGACGCAAAACGGCGACTGGTGGCTTGTCTGCCTCGGCTCGCGCCCATACGGAGGACATTACCGCAACCTGGGACGGGAAACGTTTCTCGCGCCTTTCATTTGGGAGAACGGCTGGCCGGTCGTAAATCCCGGCAAAGGCATCATCGAGACGGAGATGCCGCGCCCTTCGCTGCCTGAGCATCGCTGGCCGACGCAGCCTGCGTGCGATCATTTTGACTCGCCGACACTTAGGCATGAGTGGAACTTTATCCGCACGCCGCGGGGCGAGTTTTGGTCGCTCGCCAAGCGGCCCGGCTATTTGCGGCTGAAGCTGAAGCCGGAGACCGTGATGGAAGAGGCGAATCCGAGTTTTGTCGGGCGACGCCAGCAGCATATCGATTTTGCCGCTCGTGTAGCGATGGAATTTTCGCCGCAGTCGGAGCGCGAGGCGGCCGGACTCGTGCTGCTGGAGAACACCGACTTCCAGTACCGCATGGAAATCAGCCGCGGACCGGGTGGCGGTTCCGCGCTCGTCATCCGTTTAATCCAGCGCCGCGAGGGGACGGACACGGTGCTGGCGGAGCAGGCTGTACCCGCCGAAGCAGGTGCCGGTGCGGCAGCGGGGAAAGCGGCGGAGCTGCGGGAACGGCGGCTTTACATGAAGGTGGAGGCGATCGGCCAAAGCTACAGCTTCTATTATGCCGTACAAGCCGAGCAGTGGTTCGCTTTGTACGAAAACGCCGACGGCACCATACTGAGCGTCGATGTGGGCGGAGGTTTCACCGGTACATACATCGGAATGTATGCCACAGCGCATGGAGCAACGAGCGATAATTTCGCCGATTTCGATTATTTCGAGTACATGCCGATTTGA
- a CDS encoding TetR/AcrR family transcriptional regulator, translating into MDHLFPVKDTASTKRKIFETAIDLFSRHGYSAVSVRHITKQVGIKESALYNHFKTKDDLLEAIYSVFRTELRQKGLPPVEKLDEILQQMTPEQFLIWGFETFKQSVQDPLAAKIWRILNIEQFRDQRARMIILDDIYKGTIDFLEAAFKILIQKGAIRGHDPRQLAFEYQYPLFSVMTEYLLLKHDVRDTAELEKRIEDHIRYFISGIKKQ; encoded by the coding sequence ATGGATCATTTATTTCCTGTCAAAGATACAGCCAGCACCAAACGCAAAATTTTCGAAACGGCGATCGATTTGTTTTCCAGACACGGTTACTCTGCGGTATCGGTCCGGCACATAACGAAGCAGGTCGGCATCAAGGAAAGCGCGCTGTACAACCATTTCAAAACGAAGGACGACCTCTTGGAGGCGATTTATTCCGTTTTCCGAACCGAGCTGCGGCAAAAAGGGCTTCCCCCGGTCGAAAAACTGGATGAAATATTGCAGCAGATGACGCCGGAACAGTTTCTTATTTGGGGTTTTGAAACCTTCAAGCAATCCGTTCAAGACCCGCTGGCAGCGAAAATATGGCGGATTCTGAATATCGAGCAGTTCAGGGATCAGCGGGCAAGAATGATCATTTTGGACGATATTTATAAAGGGACGATCGATTTTTTGGAAGCCGCGTTTAAGATCCTTATTCAAAAGGGCGCCATTCGGGGGCATGACCCCAGACAGCTTGCTTTTGAATATCAATATCCGCTGTTTTCCGTCATGACCGAATATTTGCTGCTGAAGCATGACGTACGCGATACGGCGGAATTGGAAAAACGCATCGAGGATCATATCCGATATTTCATAAGCGGTATTAAGAAGCAGTAG